In the Sorghum bicolor cultivar BTx623 chromosome 4, Sorghum_bicolor_NCBIv3, whole genome shotgun sequence genome, ATGAACTGTGCCTGTGATCACACATGATATACATCCCAGTTTCAAAAGAAATCAACTGATGACGTGTAGAAAGCTTACTACATGACAAAGACAAGGCAGTACGAGACAATTTGAACTGTGCTGGAGTAGGTTTTTAAGTCCATCATCATATTCAATCATTCATATGTTACACATGTACTGTACCACGCTTATCGGGTGGGTTCTCAGGCCTTGAGCGACAAACAGCCCGGATGCGCACCGAGGCGATAAGAACGAACCAGAGCTCTCTATCAAGCGCCAGCATCAAGCACCACCCCCAAGTCTCCCCTCCTCTAGTATTTTAGTTGGCCCGATGCCTGTGTTCCAAAACCTTTCTTCGTCTTTTCCCCCGTCTACAAAGACTTGACACtcgcagccgcagccgccggCAGACTCCTTCCCCGCGAAggcttctcctctcctctcccctcTCCCTTCCACTCGCACGCATTCTCCTCGGTTCCGCGGCGACGAGATGGCAATAGATCACGCGACGCCTCTCGGACTCAAGAGCAGAGGCGCCATGGTAATTgattgatttcccctctttcttgTGTCGCTCTGTTCCTCGGTTGGTTCTTGATTGATTTCAGTTTCGACGTTCGATtgaatgtgtgtgtgtgtgtgtgtgtgcgtgcACGGTGTGTGGTTGCAGGGAGGCGGTGAGTGCGACTACGACGACGCCGAGAACCAGCGGTGGCCGCCGTGGCTGAAGCCGCTGCTGTCCACGAGCTTCTTCGTCCAATGCAGGATCCACGCGGACGCGCACAAGAGCGAGTGCAACATGTACTGCCTCGACTGCATGAACGGCGCGCTCTGCTCCCTCTGCCTAGCGCACCATCGCGACCACCACTCCATCCAGGTCAGTAGAGCACCAGAGCTAGCAGCCTAGTAGCAGTGATGCAGCTCTGCCGGCTGCGTTCCCTTGCCCCCAATGCCTCCTGCTGCACATTCCCTCCCTTCTTCCCTGTTCCATCGATCTCTTTGGGGGTTCGTGTCTTTGTTTTTTTCTCTTGGCAACTGACATGAACTGACTGACTCACGGGCATGCGCTCCCGTCACGGGTTGGTTGGTTTGAATCAGATACGGAGGTCCTCCTACCACGACGTGATCCGGGTGTCGGAGATACAGAAGGTGCTGGACATCGCCGGCGTGCAGACGTACATCATCAACAGCGCGCGCGTGGTGTTCCTCAACGAGCGGCCGCAGCCACGCCCGGGCAAGGGCGTCACCAACACCTGCGAGGTCTGCgagcgcagcctcctcgactgCTTCCGCTTCTGCTCCCTCGGCTGCAAGGTACGAGCCTACGAGCTGCGTGTGCACAGACTCTGTCGCATTGCGTGTTTCTATACGCCACctaacgccgccgccgcctcctcctccttgtcccttttttttcttttgggacttgtttagttacccttgaaaaccaaaaagtttttaagattctcagtcacatcgaatcttgtgtcacatgcatgaaacattaaatatagacgaaaataaaaactaattacacagtttagctgaaaatcacgagacgttatcacaaacaaacgaaagtgctacagtaaacttttcggaactaaacaaggccttggtaccgCGCAGATAGTGGGCACAGCCCGTGGCTACCGTCCCAAGAAGAAGCACGgcatcggcggcggcggtcaCAAGAAGAAGAGGGCGGCGCTTAAGGTCAAGGACGTGCGCTCTGACTCGGAGGATTCGTGCACCAGCACCAGCGGCGCCAGCAGCGACAAGAGCAGCGTGGTGCAGAGCTTCTCGCCGTCGACCCCGCCGCCGACGTCTGCCAGCCACCGCCGCCCAGGGAACAAGCGCCggaagggcgtcccgcaccggtCGCCCTTCGGCAGCCTCATCGTCGAGTTCTGAGGACTCTCTGTGTCAGCGCCTAGGCAATGCAACTCTGTACTCTGCGTAGTACTGCATGACATAGCCCAGAAGAGAAGGGAATAACAGCCGGCGGCGCAAATGCCAGCGAAGGGCCGAGAGCGGTAAGAACACACCAGTGGTGCTTCTATAGTTTGCTTCTTTCTTACAGTTACAGTTGCTAGTCACTAGCAGTGCTACCAGTAAGATAGCTGCTACTTACAGCCTCCGTAACCGCGACTAAGTTTTGCAGCCTTGTACATTGTAATACTCCTATACTATAGACCAGCACTCTCCAAAGTTAgatgtatatatacatatatatacttttGTAGTATCAGAATGTATGGGTTAGCAGTAGGCAGCGAGGTGTTCGTCAGTtcgtgtgtgtgcatcatcagcTGTGTAATAAAAATAAGAAATGCTGCTCTAAATCATGCCGGAATTGGCTGCTGCTGGACTGCTGCTATTGCAGGATAAGATTGGCACATCATTCAGTGCAGTGTCCGTTTCCGGTGTCCTCGCCTAGCAGCAGCACCTGACATCCTGTGGTGAACCCCCAATCCAGATGCCGCCGCGGCATTGCCCTCCGTGTTCCAGATGCCGCCGCGGCATTGCCCCTGCGTGTCCGCTGGTACGGAGAGCCCATGGACACTCCTCCAACCGCACGTCCAAAGCGGTTCGGCgagagcgcgcgcgcgcacaTGCGTCGTCGGGGTCGCGCCATGCCGGCGCGTCTGGAGCCCCGGCCGCGCGCCAGAGGATGGGAATCGGGAGGGATCGGCGGCCGTGGCCCGTGGGGGGGCACGTGTGTGGACGCCCCCGCGCGCGGTCGGTGTCTTCTGGACGCAGCCATGAGTCACGCGGCGCTGGGCGGCCCCGGCTCCGTCCACCCGGCGTGGACTGGGCGCCGGCAcgagccgtgccgtgccgtgccgtgcgacGCCGCCTAACTTGCTTGACCCGCCATTTGTTTGTCCGGCCCCGAAAGCGGCGGGCCCGACGTGGAcgccgccgcccgcccgccGTCGACCACCTCGAAtacatatatttttcttttctctaccGTGAAGCCGTTCCCGTCCGTCCAGAAGCAGGCCGTGCCCGCGATCGACGTCGCGCATTTATCGGCGCAGCAGGAAGCCGAATTCCCACGGCTCTGCCGTGCTCTGCTCTCCACCAGCGGCTCCGGCGAAAGCCCTATTTACTTCTGCTGCTGGCGAGTGGGACAAAGCGCCACGACGACGAGCAATTTGCTGGTGCGGCCTCGACTGCCCGCTTTATGGAAGACGTCTGTTGTCTTCAATGCCCGTTCGTCAACGTGCAGGCGCAGTGCCTGCCCGCCTCCATGGAGGCATCATCAGGCATGGACGAC is a window encoding:
- the LOC110435101 gene encoding uncharacterized protein LOC110435101 — protein: MAIDHATPLGLKSRGAMGGGECDYDDAENQRWPPWLKPLLSTSFFVQCRIHADAHKSECNMYCLDCMNGALCSLCLAHHRDHHSIQIRRSSYHDVIRVSEIQKVLDIAGVQTYIINSARVVFLNERPQPRPGKGVTNTCEVCERSLLDCFRFCSLGCKIVGTARGYRPKKKHGIGGGGHKKKRAALKVKDVRSDSEDSCTSTSGASSDKSSVVQSFSPSTPPPTSASHRRPGNKRRKGVPHRSPFGSLIVEF